The following proteins are encoded in a genomic region of Zea mays cultivar B73 chromosome 9, Zm-B73-REFERENCE-NAM-5.0, whole genome shotgun sequence:
- the LOC100191522 gene encoding DAR GTPase 2, mitochondrial, translating to MTTPAAEAVSRRLGAAVRGLSGAWYGRHMASAERAIRARLPLVDLVLEVRDARAPASSSFEPLLRRRGPLEPDRRAVVLLNKADLADPSETEGWVAYIKKQRRCSCVAVNSHSRESIKEVLKVVQARMREIKHGDSNCTGTALLVGIPNVGKSAIVNAIHQIGRIAAAEKGKLKHAIVSSHPGETRDIRGYKIASHPNIYVLDTPGVLSPRFADDGSGPRLALTGAIKDSLLEDYDTAQLLLAIVNSGKEYRKWEKLNKAGDSFSCGNTITPRGHNSKEQYASDHTQDSVVKAVRQVLFETISSFNGDLGQVDELRRLIGHQLVNLQQVFKVLTEPSENICKPIATKLVNLYRTGRLGRYTLEHVPDVRQEVVAELPTA from the exons ATGACGACACCGGCGGCGGAGGCCGTGTCGCGCCGCCTGGGAGCGGCCGTGCGTGGCCTCTCCGGCGCGTGGTACGGGCGCCACATGGCCTCGGCCGAGCGCGCCATCCGCGCGCGCCTCCCCCTCGTCGACCTCGTCCTCGAGGTCCGcgacgcccgcgcgcccgcctcctcATCGTTCGAGCCTCTCCTCCGCCGCCGCGGGCCTCTGGAGCCAGACCGCCGCGCGGTCGTCCTCCTTAACAAGGCGGACCTGGCGGACCCGTCCGAAACCGAG GGGTGGGTGGCGTACATCAAGAAGCAGAGGAGATGCTCTTGCGTCGCGGTAAACTCGCACAGCAGGGAAAGCATCAAGGAG GTGCTGAAAGTCGTGCAAGCAAGAATGAGGGAGATCAAGCATGGCGACAGCAATTGCACGGGAACTGCCCTCCTGGTCGGGATCCCAAACGTTGGGAAATCGGCCATCGTTAATGCGATACATCAAATTGGGAGGATTGCGGCAGCAG AGAAGGGGAAGCTCAAGCATGCGATTGTGAGCAGCCATCCTGGAGAAACCAGGGACATACGTGGATACAAG ATTGCTAGTCATCCGAATATATACGTGTTGGACACTCCTGGTGTGCTTTCGCCGAGATTTGCAGATGATGGTTCTGGCCCCAGGCTAGCCTTGACAG GAGCCATCAAGGATTCCTTGTTAGAGGATTACGATACTGCACAGCTCCTTCTTGCGATAGTGAACTCAGGGAAGGAATATAGGAAGTGGGAGAAGCTGAATAAAGCAGGAGATTCCTTTTCTTGTGGCAACACAATCACGCCCAGGGGCCACAACAGTAAAGAGCAATATGCTTCAGATCACACTCAG GATTCCGTCGTGAAAGCAGTCCGCCAGGTGCTTTTTGAGACCATATCTAGTTTTAACGGGGATCTAGGGCAGGTGGATGAGCTAAGGAGATTGATCGGCCACCAACTTGTAAACTTGCAGCAGGTTTTCAAAGTCTTGACTGAACCAAGTGAGAATATCTGTAAACCTATAGCTACTAAACTGGTCAATCTATATCGGACAGGAAGGCTTGGCCGATATACCTTAGAACATGTCCCAGATGTTAGGCAGGAAGTTGTCGCAGAATTACCTACCGCCTAA